In one Spirosoma rigui genomic region, the following are encoded:
- a CDS encoding M14 family zinc carboxypeptidase: MLTKTLQRLSLVLLVAIAVTARAQSSYYFADNKTGFDPAIPTPEQFLGYPIGSHFTRYDRIVDYLRELDRLSDKVSVKAIGKTYEERPQVIAFFTSAANQKNLESIRKQHLQLADPKAAAPNYASLPVIVHLAYTVHGNESSSSEAAMLTAYYLTASTGPDAARWLNEAVVTLDPAENPDGRDRATHWFNQHKSFPAVTDPLDREHNEGWPNGRFNHYLNDLNRDWLPLAHVESRNRMAFHHDWLPNVMIDFHEMGTGSTYYFEPSKPFSTENDLIPRATYEVLNVHLAKYFAKALDGVGSLYWTKEQFDNLSPIYGSTYPDFTGGVGVTFEVGSSRGLAQEGSNGVVTFPFTIRNHLRTGLSAVQGAVEEKELYLKHQRDFFASALTDAQKFPTKSYVFGSAADPNLTNRFADLLLRHNIRFHELPQATTVNGKTFEPGHAYVVPTAQPHYRLVHSLFEEVTTFHDSVFYDVTGWSLIHAYGLPYAKFKDGNLVKGEPVKTLKPVEGGLAGGPSSYAYLLNGNDYYASKAVATLQQAGVLTKVSFKPFSINPPAVPGGSGAQSLPRRPVNTDFGAGAIVIPVAGQKLPADSLVSLLVRVGQQTGVTFTGVATGFNAKGIDLGSNNIKSLRKPEVALVVGPGVNPSEAGEVWFLLNDHLNLPVTKIDLSNLARADWSRYNTVVLVGGQYNGIDKNVVGRLKGWVENGGTLITTKTASEWAIKQGLTRENLLAVSKPDTTKSTDRSDFGRVAEQEGAQAVAGSIYTADLDITHPIGFGLTDRRIFVFRNGTTFLKSGSSRYNTAVRYTANPLVSGYVSKGNLKKISNSAAIVVSPEGQGRVVLFADDPNFRSYWHGTSRLFVNALLLGPLLNAPTGIPASEE; this comes from the coding sequence ATGCTCACCAAAACTTTACAACGATTGTCCCTTGTCCTGCTGGTTGCCATTGCCGTAACCGCGCGGGCGCAGAGCAGTTATTATTTTGCCGACAATAAGACCGGTTTCGACCCGGCGATACCCACGCCGGAACAGTTTCTGGGGTATCCCATCGGCTCCCACTTCACGCGCTATGATCGCATTGTCGATTACCTCCGGGAACTCGACCGGCTGTCGGATAAGGTAAGCGTAAAAGCCATTGGTAAAACCTACGAAGAGCGGCCCCAGGTGATCGCGTTCTTTACCTCGGCCGCTAACCAGAAGAACCTGGAGTCGATCCGGAAACAGCACCTCCAACTGGCCGATCCCAAAGCCGCTGCCCCCAACTATGCCAGTCTGCCCGTTATCGTTCACCTGGCCTATACTGTGCACGGCAACGAAAGTTCAAGCAGTGAAGCGGCTATGCTGACAGCCTATTACCTGACGGCCTCTACCGGCCCCGACGCGGCCCGCTGGCTCAACGAAGCCGTCGTTACGCTCGACCCGGCCGAAAACCCTGACGGCCGCGACCGGGCTACGCACTGGTTCAACCAGCACAAATCGTTTCCGGCCGTGACCGACCCCCTCGACCGGGAGCACAACGAAGGCTGGCCCAACGGTCGTTTCAACCACTACCTCAACGATCTCAACCGCGACTGGCTTCCGCTGGCGCACGTCGAAAGCCGCAACCGGATGGCGTTCCACCACGACTGGCTCCCGAACGTGATGATCGACTTTCACGAGATGGGTACCGGCAGCACGTACTATTTCGAACCCTCCAAGCCATTCAGTACCGAGAACGACCTTATTCCCCGCGCGACCTATGAGGTGCTGAACGTGCACCTGGCGAAATACTTTGCCAAAGCACTCGACGGCGTTGGCTCGCTGTACTGGACCAAAGAACAGTTCGATAACCTGTCGCCGATTTACGGATCGACCTACCCTGATTTCACGGGGGGCGTAGGCGTCACCTTCGAAGTCGGTTCGTCGCGGGGGCTGGCGCAGGAAGGTAGTAACGGCGTTGTTACATTCCCGTTCACGATCCGGAATCACCTGCGCACGGGCCTGTCGGCGGTGCAGGGTGCCGTCGAAGAAAAAGAACTGTACCTCAAGCACCAGCGCGACTTCTTCGCGTCGGCCTTGACTGATGCGCAGAAATTTCCGACCAAAAGCTACGTCTTCGGGTCAGCTGCCGACCCCAACCTGACCAACCGCTTTGCTGACCTGCTGCTCCGCCACAACATCCGTTTCCACGAACTGCCGCAGGCCACGACGGTCAACGGCAAAACGTTTGAGCCCGGTCATGCTTACGTTGTGCCCACGGCGCAACCCCATTACCGGCTGGTGCATTCGCTTTTCGAAGAAGTGACGACTTTCCACGACAGCGTGTTCTACGACGTTACGGGCTGGTCGCTGATTCACGCGTATGGATTGCCTTACGCCAAATTCAAGGACGGCAACCTGGTGAAAGGGGAGCCGGTAAAAACGCTGAAACCCGTTGAGGGTGGCCTGGCGGGCGGGCCGTCGTCGTACGCCTACCTGTTGAATGGCAATGACTATTACGCGTCCAAAGCCGTAGCGACCCTGCAACAGGCTGGTGTGCTGACTAAAGTGTCGTTCAAACCATTCAGCATCAATCCGCCAGCGGTGCCGGGTGGATCGGGAGCGCAGTCGCTGCCGCGTCGGCCGGTCAACACCGATTTTGGGGCCGGTGCCATCGTCATACCCGTAGCGGGCCAGAAACTACCGGCCGATTCGCTCGTGAGCCTGCTGGTTCGGGTGGGTCAGCAAACGGGGGTAACCTTTACCGGCGTGGCTACGGGGTTCAACGCCAAAGGCATCGACCTGGGCAGCAACAACATCAAATCGCTGCGTAAGCCGGAGGTAGCGCTGGTGGTGGGACCGGGTGTTAACCCCTCGGAAGCGGGCGAAGTCTGGTTCCTGCTCAACGACCACCTGAACTTGCCCGTCACGAAAATTGACCTCAGCAACCTGGCCCGTGCCGACTGGAGCCGCTACAATACGGTGGTGCTGGTGGGTGGGCAGTATAACGGCATCGACAAGAACGTAGTGGGCCGACTGAAAGGCTGGGTTGAGAACGGGGGGACACTCATTACGACCAAGACTGCGTCGGAGTGGGCTATCAAACAGGGGCTCACCCGCGAAAATCTGCTGGCCGTCAGCAAGCCTGATACGACGAAAAGCACCGACCGCAGCGATTTCGGGCGGGTGGCCGAGCAGGAGGGAGCCCAGGCCGTTGCCGGTTCCATTTACACCGCCGACCTGGATATTACCCACCCCATCGGCTTCGGCCTGACCGACCGGCGCATCTTTGTGTTCCGCAACGGAACGACCTTTCTGAAGTCGGGCAGCAGCCGCTACAACACCGCCGTTCGATACACCGCCAACCCACTCGTGAGCGGATACGTATCGAAGGGGAATCTGAAAAAGATCAGCAATTCGGCGGCTATCGTCGTCAGCCCGGAAGGGCAGGGGCGGGTCGTGCTGTTTGCCGACGACCCGAACTTCCGGTCCTACTGGCACGGTACGTCGCGGCTGTTCGTGAACGCCCTGTTGCTGGGGCCCTTACTGAACGCACCAACCGGAATTCCGGCCAGCGAGGAATAA
- a CDS encoding LLM class flavin-dependent oxidoreductase: MKFGYWLPVFGGWLRNIDDEQMRPDWAYVKNLAQRSEDWGYDMTLIAELNLNDIKGEEAPSLDAWSTAAALAAVTERIELMVAVRPTFHAPALLAKQAANIDHISGGRLTLNVVSSWWQDEAKKYGVHFEQHDDRYARTAEWLHVVDNLWKRDHFSFEGKYYRVEDSILQPKPISQPRPFIYAGGESDAAKNLIAAQCDGYVMHGDDPDAIGRRINDLRERRERLRPELPPMKFGVAAYSIVRNSEQEVTREIERITNVQGSAAGYKNYQQWLAGTQLEKQPSLADYSVSNRGLRSGLTGTPSQVADRVAAFEAVGVDFLLLQSSPQLEEMERFSEAVIRELAY; this comes from the coding sequence ATGAAATTTGGCTATTGGCTACCCGTTTTCGGGGGGTGGCTCCGCAACATCGACGACGAGCAGATGCGCCCCGACTGGGCGTATGTGAAGAACCTCGCCCAGCGCTCCGAAGACTGGGGCTACGACATGACGCTCATTGCCGAGCTGAACCTCAACGATATCAAAGGCGAAGAAGCCCCCTCGCTCGATGCCTGGTCGACGGCGGCTGCGCTGGCGGCCGTTACCGAGCGTATTGAACTGATGGTAGCCGTGCGCCCTACGTTTCACGCGCCCGCGCTGCTGGCCAAACAGGCGGCTAATATCGACCACATCAGCGGGGGGCGGCTAACGCTCAACGTCGTGTCGTCGTGGTGGCAGGATGAAGCGAAAAAATATGGTGTACACTTCGAGCAGCACGACGACCGCTACGCCCGCACCGCCGAGTGGCTGCACGTAGTCGACAACCTCTGGAAGCGCGATCATTTTTCATTCGAGGGAAAGTATTACCGGGTTGAAGATTCCATTCTCCAGCCCAAGCCCATCTCGCAGCCGCGCCCCTTCATCTACGCCGGTGGCGAATCGGACGCAGCCAAGAACCTGATCGCGGCCCAGTGCGATGGCTACGTCATGCACGGCGACGATCCGGACGCCATTGGCCGACGTATCAATGACCTGCGTGAACGGCGCGAGCGGCTGCGCCCCGAGCTGCCGCCCATGAAGTTTGGCGTAGCGGCTTATTCCATTGTCCGCAACAGTGAGCAGGAGGTAACGCGCGAAATTGAGCGGATCACCAACGTGCAGGGTTCAGCCGCCGGGTATAAGAACTACCAGCAGTGGCTGGCCGGTACACAGCTGGAGAAGCAGCCGTCGCTGGCCGACTATTCCGTGTCGAACCGGGGCCTGCGCTCGGGCCTGACCGGAACCCCGAGCCAGGTGGCCGACCGGGTCGCTGCTTTCGAAGCCGTGGGTGTCGATTTCCTGCTGCTCCAGAGCAGCCCCCAGCTGGAAGAAATGGAGCGGTTCTCCGAAGCCGTTATCCGGGAGCTGGCCTACTAA